In Zerene cesonia ecotype Mississippi chromosome 17, Zerene_cesonia_1.1, whole genome shotgun sequence, a single genomic region encodes these proteins:
- the LOC119833539 gene encoding protein yippee-like 5, with product MGKIFLDHIGGARLFLCAACDVVLTNRSELISTRFTGATGRAFLFHKVVNLVYSEVQDRVMLTGRHMVRDVSCKNCCTKLGWVYEFATEENQRYKEGRVILERALVNEAEGFEEIQVNNDD from the exons atgggCAAAATTTTTCTGGACCACATCGGTGGCGCTCGCTTATTTCTCTGCGCAGCCTGCGATGTTGTTTTAACGAATCGTTCAGAGCTTATAAGTACTAGATTCACTGGTGCTACAG gtCGTGCTTTTCTTTTTCACAAAGTGGTGAACCTAGTTTATTCCGAGGTGCAAGACCGTGTGATGCTCACTGGGCGACACATGGTACGCGATGTTTCTTGCAAAAACTGCTGCACCAAACTTGGATGGGTATATGAGTTTGCTACTGAGGAGAATCAGAG atACAAAGAAGGTAGAGTGATTTTGGAGAGGGCTTTAGTGAATGAAGCTGAAGGCTTTGAAGAGATTCAAGTAAACAATGATGATTAA
- the LOC119833218 gene encoding tyrosine-protein phosphatase corkscrew-like, which yields MITRRWFHPSLNGVDAEKLLLDRGRDGYFLARPSTSNKGDFTLSVRRGTEVTHIKIQNNGEFLDLYGGEKFATLSELVQYYMDNQGQLREKNGSIIRLKTPLNCADPTTERWYHGQLTAKEAERMMLENGRSGSFLVRESQRQPGDFVLSVRTRDRVTHVIIRRSDNKYDVGGGQQFDDLVSLIEHYRNYPLVETTGDVLRLIQPFNATRIQVQHFHTRVKQLQKENEGPIESMAYKQGFWEEFETLQMMENLQLFDRMEGSKPENIRKNRYKNIIPFDHTRVILKDIPADAPPGADYINANYIRSDFIDTTADSQDTNGTYENTLHGSSKIKDKSSPVHTPVIITEETPSETGKTNGTYKITKMEPAILRSTQNIINALGQKKVQRNIVNGDPENVYSKLYIATQGCLSTTIYQFWSMIWQEDVRIIIMTTKEIERGKVKCERYWPELNKTEVIKKYTIYNESESSTQDYTLRRFVVTRKDEPDVKRTIYHFHFTAWPDHGVPSEPGRVLNILLDVNFRLQQIMTGEAPPEQAVVCVHCSAGIGRTGTFIVIDMILDQIRKEGFDCEIDVHRTVQMVRDQRSGMVQNEAQYKFIYMALLEFIETEKQRVGMVAPEPAPDSPRI from the coding sequence atgaTAACACGCAGATGGTTCCACCCTTCTCTGAATGGCGTGGATGCAGAAAAACTTCTCTTAGATCGCGGTCGGGACGGATATTTTCTTGCTAGACCTAGCACAAGCAATAAAGGTGACTTCACATTGTCTGTAAGAAGGGGCACCGAGGTaactcatataaaaatacaaaataatggcgAGTTTCTTGATCTCTATGGTGGAGAAAAGTTTGCCACTTTATCAGAGCTTGTTCAATACTACATGGATAATCAGGGCCAGTTGCGTGAAAAGAACGGAAGTATAATACGGTTAAAAACGCCGCTGAACTGCGCAGATCCGACAACCGAGAGGTGGTATCACGGTCAACTTACCGCCAAGGAGGCAGAGAGAATGATGTTAGAAAATGGTAGGAGTGGCTCATTCTTAGTCAGGGAATCGCAGAGGCAACCGGGTGATTTCGTGCTCTCGGTGCGTACGAGAGACCGAGTTACACACGTCATAATTCGACGAAGCGACAATAAATATGACGTGGGCGGAGGACAGCAATTTGACGATCTTGTTAGCCTTATCGAACATTACCGCAACTACCCTTTGGTTGAAACAACTGGCGACGTTCTGAGACTCATTCAACCGTTTAATGCCACTCGCATACAAGTACAACACTTCCATACGCGCGTAAAACAGTTACAGAAAGAAAACGAGGGTCCAATAGAAAGTATGGCTTATAAACAAGGGTTTTGGGAAGAATTCGAAACATTACAAATGATGGAAAACCTGCAGTTATTCGATAGAATGGAAGGCTCGAAACCTGAgaacataagaaaaaatagaTACAAGAATATAATTCCATTCGATCACACTAGAGTCATTTTGAAAGATATTCCTGCAGATGCACCGCCAGGGGCAGATTACATCAACGCCAATTATATTCGGTCCGATTTTATCGACACTACAGCCGACTCGCAAGATACTAACGGTACCTATGAGAATACACTTCACGGATCATCGAAAATTAAAGACAAATCTTCACCTGTTCATACACCTGTCATAATAACCGAAGAAACTCCTAGCGAGACTGGAAAAACAAAtggaacatataaaattacgaaAATGGAACCGGCAATTCTCCGttcaacacaaaatattataaacgcattAGGTCAAAAGAAGGTTCAGAGAAACATTGTAAATGGTGATCCAGAAAATGTCTACAGTAAATTGTACATTGCCACACAAGGCTGCCTTTCAACTACCATTTATCAGTTTTGGTCTATGATATGGCAGGAAGACGTACGCATCATAATTATGACAACGAAAGAGATTGAGCGTGGAAAAGTGAAATGTGAGCGCTATTGGCCTGAGCTTAATAAAActgaagtaataaaaaaatacactatttataatgaGTCAGAATCTTCCACACAAGATTATACGCTCCGAAGATTCGTGGTCACCCGAAAAGATGAACCAGATGTTAAGCGaacaatttatcattttcatttcacTGCTTGGCCAGATCATGGGGTGCCCTCGGAACCCGGTCGCGTTTTAAACATATTGCTGGACGTAAACTTTAGATTGCAACAGATAATGACAGGGGAGGCACCTCCCGAGCAGGCCGTAGTTTGCGTGCACTGTTCAGCAGGTATTGGTCGCACTGGAACTTTCATCGTCATCGACATGATTTTAGACCAAATTAGGAAAGAAGGGTTCGACTGTGAAATAGATGTTCATCGTACCGTGCAGATGGTGAGAGATCAGCGTTCGGGCATGGTACAAAACGAAGCTcagtacaaatttatatatatggccTTGTTAGAGTTTATCGAAACTGAAAAGCAACGAGTGGGTATGGTAGCCCCCGAGCCGGCGCCCGACTCGCCGCGTATATGA
- the LOC119833332 gene encoding uncharacterized protein LOC119833332 — protein sequence MLCPEGAIQNEIISKEEEEKVCKKSKKIVAEGTGSLELNSFKNPRNWKKSITNFFRNQLRSTKSNDGDRPSGSNENFEDKDVAPEQKWQSLGKVFRRQSFAEHWQKSPSPHGECSSQNKRFAVRKVISSYFGKSQKSPSVSNEDQS from the exons atgctCTGTCCTGAAGGTGCTATACAAAACGAAATTATATCTAAAGAGGAAGAagaaaaagtttgtaagaaaagTAAAAAGATAGTTGCTGAAGGCACAGGTAGCTTGGAgttaaattcattcaaaaatcCAAGAAACTGGAAGAAATctataacaaatttctttCGTAATCAATTACGATCTACCAAATCAAATGAT GGAGATAGACCTTCTGGCAGTAATGAAAACTTTGAAGATAAAGATGTTGCTCCGGAACAAAAATGGCAGTCACTAGGCAAAGTATTCAGACGTCAAAGTTTTGCTGAACATTGGCAAAAATCGCCTAGTCCACATGGAGAATGCTCATCGCAAAATAAACGTTTTGCAGTTAGAAAAGTAATTTCAAGTTATTTTGGAAAATCTCAAAAATCACCTTCCGTATCTAATGAAGACCAATCCTAG
- the LOC119833604 gene encoding arylsulfatase I, with product MLCALLCVLLCLSVSECRPNIVFILADDFGWNDVGFHGSNEIPTPNIDALFASGLSLHNYYVTPICTPSRAALMTGKYPIHTGMQHGVIYGMEPRGLPLSETILPQHLRTLGYKNHLVGKWHLGSYKREYLPLNRGFDSHLGFWTGKIDMYDHTNEEKGVWGFDFRRGFAVAHDLFGKYATDIYTNEALRIIANHNKDEPLFLMIAHSAVHTGNPYEPIRAPEGLIANFSYIEDPQRRKYAAVVSKLDESVGRVVQSLQAHGMLNDSIIVFSTDNGGPAAGFNSNAASNYPLRGVKNTLWEGGVRGAGVLWSPLLSAIPRVASQPLHISDWLPTLFSAAGGNVSSLGAIDGVDQWLALSKDMKSERTSILHNIDDKFGSASITVDQWKLHKGTTYNGAWDYWYGPSGRNGSYNVELVFDGFAGRAIAQLGLMPNKEKIAELRQASTVICKPIEPIPCKPLEAPCLFNIVEDPCEIRNLADIEIDTLHRVLGELDAYNRTAVPPNNAPIDSHGNPRLWSHVFTNFGDYSRVHVC from the exons ATGTTGTGTGCTTTACTGTGTGTTTTGTTGTGCTTGAGTGTGAGTGAGTGTCGGCctaatattgttttcattctAGCTGATGATTTC GGTTGGAATGACGTAGGTTTCCATGGCTCGAACGAGATACCGACTCCGAACATCGACGCCCTGTTTGCGTCTGGGCTCTCTCTGCACAACTACTATGTTACACCGATCTGCACACCCTCTAGAGCTGCTCTAATGACGGGAAAATATCCTATCCATACTG gaATGCAACATGGAGTTATCTATGGTATGGAGCCTCGGGGTCTTCCGCTTTCAGAGACAATACTTCCTCAGCACTTAAGGACTTTGGGTTACAAAAACCACTTGGTTGGCAAATGGCATCTTGGTAGTTACAAGAGGGAATATTTACCGTTGAATAGAGG tTTTGACAGTCACCTAGGTTTCTGGACTGGAAAAATAGACATGTATGATCACACTAATGAGGAGAAAGGAGTTTGGGGATTCGATTTTAGACgag gttttGCAGTAGCTCATGATTTGTTTGGCAAATACGCAACTGACATTTATACAAATGAGGCACTAAGG ATTATAGCAAATCATAACAAGGATGAACCATTATTCCTAATGATAGCTCACTCGGCTGTGCACACTGGTAACCCGTACGAACCCATCCGAGCTCCCGAGGGACTAATAGCGAACTTCAGCTACATAGAAGACCCGCAGAGGAGAAAATATGCAG CTGTGGTTTCAAAGCTTGACGAGTCCGTTGGAAGAGTAGTCCAATCGCTACAAGCTCACGGGATGCTCAATGACAGTATTATTGTGTTCAGTACAGACAATGGAGGACCAGCCGCTGGCTTCAACTCTAACGCGGCTTCGAACTACCCGTTAAGAGGT GTGAAAAATACCCTCTGGGAGGGCGGAGTACGCGGCGCGGGAGTATTATGGAGTCCATTGCTTAGCGCGATACCGCGTGTTGCCTCGCAACCATTGCATATATCGGACTGGCTGCCCACACTGTTCAGTGCTGCTGGTGGAAACGTTAG TTCCTTAGGtgcaatagatggcgtggacCAATGGCTGGCATTATCCAAGGATATGAAATCAGAGCGAACCTcaatactacataatatagacGACAAATTTGGCAGTGCGTCTATCACAGTCGATCAATGGAAATTGCATAAAg gCACCACATACAACGGAGCTTGGGACTACTGGTACGGACCGAGTGGTCGTAATGGCAGCTATAACGTCGAATTAGTTTTTGATGGTTTCGCTGGTCGAGCCATAGCTCAGCTGGGCCTGATGCCTAACAAGGAGAAAATTGCGGAATTGAG gCAAGCCTCAACTGTGATATGTAAACCGATTGAGCCCATCCCCTGCAAGCCGCTAGAAGCCCCTTGCCTCTTCAACATTGTAGAGGATCCGTGTGAAATAAGAAACCTCGCCGACAT cgAAATCGACACTTTACATCGCGTTCTCGGCGAATTGGATGCTTACAACAGAACAGCGGTTCCACCGAACAACGCACCGATCGACTCGCACGGCAACCCTCGGCTTTGGAGTCATGTTTTCACAAACTTCGGAGATTATAGCCGTGTTcatgtttgttaa
- the LOC119833256 gene encoding calnexin isoform X1 — translation MALYRVILKSAFIVLVVTTCANAEAENADDGITVEVEEDGYQTPEIDPKKVYLAEHFDNEAAFKKRWVKSEAKKQGVDETIAKYDGQWEIQAPSRRLLKDDLGLVLTTEAKHAAIATLLDRPFEFKDKPFVVQYEVTMQEGQNCGGAYIKLLSKGVNTKNDLKQFHDQTPYTIMFGPDKCGNDNKLHFIFRHKNPKNGTIEEKHAKKPTQRLDDIYKDKEPHLYTLVVRPDNTFTIYVDGKEANAGSLLEDFTPPVNPPEEIDDPDDKKPEDWDEREKIVDPTATKPEDWDEEAPAQIVDPNAVKPEGWLDDEPEMIPDPEAVKPSDWEDEMDGEWEAPLVDNPRCAAAPGCGPWAPPLVPNPAYKGVWRAPLVPNPQYRGRWAPRRVPNPHYFRDDAPYKMTAVTAVGFELWSMSPQLLFDNLIITDDEAVAAEWAKQTYALKRERITSQSKTLWGRILAATKYKPGYWVMYAIYCAVPITLYVVYLLGRSREQDADAEIKKTDAVVEDDPHAEGEKDAEGEGDGEVEEEEPEPKEKAGKADLEGPVEEEVAESAGGGDGHRKRKPRKE, via the exons ATGGCTCTATAtagagttattttaaaaagcgcATTTATTGTGCTTGTCGTAACAACGTGTGCTAATGCCGAGGCAGAAAATGCAGACGATGGAATTACTGTTGAG GTAGAAGAAGATGGATATCAGACACCAGAAATTGACCCCAAAAAAGTGTACTTGGCGGAACATTTTGACAATGAAGCAGCCTTCAAAAAGAGATGGGTGAAATCAGAAGCTAAGAAACAGGGTGTTGATGAGACCATTGCTAAATACGATGGACAGTGGGAG aTTCAAGCTCCGTCCCGCCGTCTGCTCAAGGATGACTTGGGTCTCGTATTAACTACTGAGGCCAAGCATGCGGCCATCGCAACTCTATTGGACAGGCCGTTTGAGTTCAAAGACAAACCGTTTGTTGTACAGTATGAAGTCACTATGCAG GAAGGTCAAAACTGCGGCGGTGCGTACATCAAGCTCCTATCCAAGGGGGTGAATACCAAGAACGACCTCAAACAGTTTCACGACCAGACCCCATACACCATCATGTTCGGGCCCGACAAGTGCGGGAACGATAATAAACTCCACTTCATCTTCAGACACAAGAATCCCAAGAATGGTACAATTGAGGAGAAACATGCGAAGAAACCCAC GCAGCGTCTAGACGACATATACAAAGACAAGGAACCCCATCTTTACACGTTAGTCGTTCGTCCGGACAACACATTCACAATCTATGTCGATGGCAAAGAGGCTAACGCTGGTTCACTGTTAGAGGACTTCACACCACCGGTGAACCCACCTGAAGAGATTGACGACCCTGATGATAAGAAACCGGAGGACTGGGATGAGCGGGAAAAG ATTGTAGACCCAACAGCGACCAAGCCAGAGGACTGGGATGAGGAAGCGCCAGCTCAAATTGTAGACCCCAATGCAGTCAAACCTGAGGGATGGCTGGATGATGAACCGGAGATGATACCTG ACCCGGAGGCGGTGAAGCCGTCGGACTGGGAGGACGAGATGGACGGCGAGTGGGAGGCGCCGCTGGTGGACAACCCGCGCTGCGCCGCCGCGCCCGGCTGCGGGCCCTGGGCCCCGCCGCTCGTGCCCAACCCCGCCTACAAG GGCGTGTGGCGCGCCCCGCTGGTGCCGAACCCGCAGTACCGCGGGCGGTGGGCGCCGCGCCGCGTGCCCAACCCGCACTACTTCCGCGACGACGCGCCCTACAAGATGACTGCCGTT aCGGCCGTCGGATTCGAACTGTGGTCCATGTCTCCCCAACTACTCTTCGACAATCTGATCATCACGGACGACGAAGCCGTTGCGGCGGAATGGGCCAAACAAACATACGCACTGAAGAGAGAAAGGATTACTAGTCAATCG AAAACGCTATGGGGCCGCATCCTAGCGGCCACCAAGTACAAGCCGGGCTACTGGGTCATGTACGCCATATACTGCGCGGTGCCCATCACACTCTACGTCGTCTACTTGCTGGGCCGCTCCAGGGAG CAAGACGCAGACgcggaaataaaaaagaccGACGCGGTGGTGGAGGACGACCCTCACGCGGAAGGAGAGAAAGATGCGGAGGGAGAGGGTGATGGGGAGGTAGAGGAGGAGGAGCCGGAACCAAAGGAGAAGGCCGGGAAGGCCGACTTGGAGGGACCCGTGGAGGAGGAAGTCGCTGAg tcGGCTGGCGGCGGGGACGGGCACAGGAAGAGGAAACCACGTAAGGAGTAA
- the LOC119833331 gene encoding uncharacterized protein LOC119833331, which yields MTATAVPTSQAVAEWIRIFPKQATENYTSSVTFMKQLTVVAVSTITFLKNVLPEDCYMIETFGGIKLRILKKKCTDEWAQFLSTALTQAFDAFDKKYLHQLALCFYEDECKLENLVEYHIFEYSYNADGVTMNVHSKNRDSTKHTMRYSFENVREKTVQLIRACVVIMQSCPREFSTSYDVSLRLYYNENAPADYQAPGFVSTGDEDHLEPTIHEKLKLGWVETPYHKLVAHSFFKEPMKASHEANPTQNPPVLSNDMELSGSVQMSTPGSEVRLCCPCNKYGIYDACTPSELLTCYYCKLQQHAACFGVVRNLVSRVARHCCSKCYDVDPSRTPTDTNLASLSMRKRECLCIFRRTLELCSEVQTIEARDLIDKFDITESNAAKLMKLLHSNKIIQQDPQSNLTTPQKIMPDQLKTVMSNFFHTTEDKIVDRLLAESFASQESVPDPISDALSPMEKISLQNASNIARYVDNHTPIENNANNEELNEYREVVMSDAVESPDKRVEKRKLGDKEKTYRTGVKTKRAKVVPKVVT from the exons atGACAGCAACTGCGGTGCCCACCTCCCAG gcAGTTGCTGAATGGATTCGAATTTTTCCAAAGCAAGCAACAGAGAACTATACAAGTTCCGTTACATTTATGAAACAACTTACAGTCGTAGCAGTTAGTACCAtaacgtttttaaaaaatgttcttCCCGAAGATTGTTATATGATAGAAACTTTTGGAGGTATTAAATTACGAATACTGAAAAAGAAATGTACAGACGAGTGGGCACAGTTCCTGAGCACGGCCTTAACGCAGGCTTTTGATgcatttgataagaaatat CTTCACCAATTAGCTTTATGTTTTTACGAAGACGAGTGTAAGTTGGAGAATTTGGTCGAGTATCACATTTTCGAGTATAGCTATAACGCTGATGGGGTGACCATGAATGTTCACTCGAAAAACCGGGACAGTACAAAACACACAATGCGGTATTCGTTCGAAAATGTGAGAGAGAAAACTGTCCAATTAATTAGGGCTTGTGTTGTCATCATGCAGTCTTGTCCGAGAGAGTTTTCTACGTCTTATGATGTAAGCTTGCgcctttattataatgaaa ACGCACCAGCGGACTACCAAGCACCAGGGTTCGTGAGTACGGGAGATGAGGACCACTTGGAGCCAACAATTCACGAGAAACTCAAACTTGGCTGGGTGGAAACGCCATACCATAAACTTGTGGCTCACTCGTTCTTTAAGGAACCCATGAAGGCTAGTCATGAGGCTAAT CCAACTCAGAATCCACCGGTACTTTCCAATGATATGGAACTATCAg GTTCAGTTCAGATGTCGACACCAGGGTCTGAAGTCCGTCTGTGTTGTCCCTGCAATAAGTACGGGATTTACGATGCCTGTACACCGTCTGAATTGCTTACTTGCTA CTACTGTAAGTTACAGCAGCACGCGGCGTGTTTCGGCGTAGTGCGCAACTTGGTGTCGCGGGTGGCCCGCCACTGCTGCTCCAAGTGCTATGACGTGGATCCATCCCGCACCCCCACTGATACCAACCTGGCTTCCTTGAGTATGAGGAAACGGGAG TGCCTATGCATATTCCGACGTACATTGGAGTTATGTTCGGAAGTTCAGACCATTGAGGCGCGGGACCTGAtagataaatttgatataaccGAGTCCAACGCTGCCAAGCTCATGAAGTTacttcattcaaataaaatcatacaGCAAGATCCCCAGTCCAA TCTGACCACACCGCAGAAAATAATGCCGGATCAGTTAAAAACAGTGATGTCCAACTTCTTCCACACCACCGAGGACAAAATAGTCGATCGTCTGTTAGCCGAAAGTTTTGCGTCCCAGGAAAGTGTCCCGGATCCCATTTCTGATGCGCTCAGTCCCATGGAAAAGATTTCCTTACAAAATGCTTCCAATATAGCTCGATACGTGGACAACCATACACCTATCGAGAATAATGCGAATAATGAAGAACTGAATGAGTATCGTGAGGTTGTAATGTCGGATGCTGTGGAGTCTCCAGACAAGAGAGTTGAGAAACGAAAGTTAGGAGACAAAGAAAAGACCTACAGAACTGGTGTTAAAACTAAGAGAGCTAAGGTTGTGCCTAAAGTTGTTACATAG
- the LOC119833256 gene encoding calnexin isoform X2, translating to MALYRVILKSAFIVLVVTTCANAEAENADDGITVEVEEDGYQTPEIDPKKVYLAEHFDNEAAFKKRWVKSEAKKQGVDETIAKYDGQWEIQAPSRRLLKDDLGLVLTTEAKHAAIATLLDRPFEFKDKPFVVQYEVTMQEGQNCGGAYIKLLSKGVNTKNDLKQFHDQTPYTIMFGPDKCGNDNKLHFIFRHKNPKNGTIEEKHAKKPTQRLDDIYKDKEPHLYTLVVRPDNTFTIYVDGKEANAGSLLEDFTPPVNPPEEIDDPDDKKPEDWDEREKIVDPTATKPEDWDEEAPAQIVDPNAVKPEGWLDDEPEMIPDPEAVKPSDWEDEMDGEWEAPLVDNPRCAAAPGCGPWAPPLVPNPAYKGVWRAPLVPNPQYRGRWAPRRVPNPHYFRDDAPYKMTAVTAVGFELWSMSPQLLFDNLIITDDEAVAAEWAKQTYALKRERITSQSESVVERALKFAGENPWVYAALIVGSFLVVGVTAYMCCGPRTQDADAEIKKTDAVVEDDPHAEGEKDAEGEGDGEVEEEEPEPKEKAGKADLEGPVEEEVAESAGGGDGHRKRKPRKE from the exons ATGGCTCTATAtagagttattttaaaaagcgcATTTATTGTGCTTGTCGTAACAACGTGTGCTAATGCCGAGGCAGAAAATGCAGACGATGGAATTACTGTTGAG GTAGAAGAAGATGGATATCAGACACCAGAAATTGACCCCAAAAAAGTGTACTTGGCGGAACATTTTGACAATGAAGCAGCCTTCAAAAAGAGATGGGTGAAATCAGAAGCTAAGAAACAGGGTGTTGATGAGACCATTGCTAAATACGATGGACAGTGGGAG aTTCAAGCTCCGTCCCGCCGTCTGCTCAAGGATGACTTGGGTCTCGTATTAACTACTGAGGCCAAGCATGCGGCCATCGCAACTCTATTGGACAGGCCGTTTGAGTTCAAAGACAAACCGTTTGTTGTACAGTATGAAGTCACTATGCAG GAAGGTCAAAACTGCGGCGGTGCGTACATCAAGCTCCTATCCAAGGGGGTGAATACCAAGAACGACCTCAAACAGTTTCACGACCAGACCCCATACACCATCATGTTCGGGCCCGACAAGTGCGGGAACGATAATAAACTCCACTTCATCTTCAGACACAAGAATCCCAAGAATGGTACAATTGAGGAGAAACATGCGAAGAAACCCAC GCAGCGTCTAGACGACATATACAAAGACAAGGAACCCCATCTTTACACGTTAGTCGTTCGTCCGGACAACACATTCACAATCTATGTCGATGGCAAAGAGGCTAACGCTGGTTCACTGTTAGAGGACTTCACACCACCGGTGAACCCACCTGAAGAGATTGACGACCCTGATGATAAGAAACCGGAGGACTGGGATGAGCGGGAAAAG ATTGTAGACCCAACAGCGACCAAGCCAGAGGACTGGGATGAGGAAGCGCCAGCTCAAATTGTAGACCCCAATGCAGTCAAACCTGAGGGATGGCTGGATGATGAACCGGAGATGATACCTG ACCCGGAGGCGGTGAAGCCGTCGGACTGGGAGGACGAGATGGACGGCGAGTGGGAGGCGCCGCTGGTGGACAACCCGCGCTGCGCCGCCGCGCCCGGCTGCGGGCCCTGGGCCCCGCCGCTCGTGCCCAACCCCGCCTACAAG GGCGTGTGGCGCGCCCCGCTGGTGCCGAACCCGCAGTACCGCGGGCGGTGGGCGCCGCGCCGCGTGCCCAACCCGCACTACTTCCGCGACGACGCGCCCTACAAGATGACTGCCGTT aCGGCCGTCGGATTCGAACTGTGGTCCATGTCTCCCCAACTACTCTTCGACAATCTGATCATCACGGACGACGAAGCCGTTGCGGCGGAATGGGCCAAACAAACATACGCACTGAAGAGAGAAAGGATTACTAGTCAATCG GAGTCGGTGGTGGAGCGAGCCCTGAAGTTCGCCGGCGAGAACCCCTGGGTGTACGCCGCGCTCATCGTAGGCTCGTTCCTGGTCGTCGGGGTCACTGCCTACATGTGCTGCGGACCTAGGACG CAAGACGCAGACgcggaaataaaaaagaccGACGCGGTGGTGGAGGACGACCCTCACGCGGAAGGAGAGAAAGATGCGGAGGGAGAGGGTGATGGGGAGGTAGAGGAGGAGGAGCCGGAACCAAAGGAGAAGGCCGGGAAGGCCGACTTGGAGGGACCCGTGGAGGAGGAAGTCGCTGAg tcGGCTGGCGGCGGGGACGGGCACAGGAAGAGGAAACCACGTAAGGAGTAA